From Styela clava chromosome 6, kaStyClav1.hap1.2, whole genome shotgun sequence, one genomic window encodes:
- the LOC144424563 gene encoding uncharacterized protein LOC144424563 → MVLNITNYTTTTTTNVRTNTLSIMIAFQVINGILLLCTIWLLLCMLIYGTKKHKWKKTSGASSMNCGIIYAMCVVAVIFSLPRLIGDCILFNLTKFENGLQYCEMVSDLTNGAYSVSTYMTYFFLWLRQKIIYAHPSVRPLAAKCVKPFTWFALVVFSVLSPGLSCIYTIPDQFSATPYGCSLTPLSERDDYEEFIEGVGQYVLAGALVVIQTILLGLFVYPMILSNREMKDNMSQRINSDKKTKLQTEGFTGMKSRVSSFIRTLWLTIVGNPGASPVARTIHRSMIGCAVVVISDLAAMGIVTRVPLDLPRVIANTIYDISTLVNLLCLLTTFGNNVQILTVVCMSCAEASSTGYSTKPKKTSEIASTSNDAICVSTITLNECKL, encoded by the coding sequence ATGGTCTTGAATATCACGAATTATACAACTACTACTACCACAAACGTGAGGACAAACACTTTGTCGATTATGATAGCATTCCAAGTAATAAATGGAATCCTACTGCTTTGTACAATATGGTTACTACTGTGCATGCTGATATATGGAACGAAAAAGCACAAGTGGAAAAAGACGTCAGGAGCATCGAGCATGAATTGCGGAATCATATACGCAATGTGCGTTGTGGCTGTGATTTTTTCATTGCCGAGACTTATTGGAGATTGTATACTTTTCAATCTTACAAAGTTTGAGAATGGATTGCAATATTGTGAGATGGTATCAGACCTGACTAACGGAGCGTACTCTGTTTCGACATACATGACCTATTTTTTTCTTTGGCTTcgtcaaaaaataatttacgcACATCCATCTGTTCGTCCATTAGCTGCGAAATGTGTGAAACCTTTCACTTGGTTTGCACTTGTCGTCTTTTCCGTATTATCCCCCGGCCTGAGTTGCATATATACAATACCAGATCAGTTTTCTGCAACGCCATATGGCTGCAGTTTAACACCTTTGTCAGAACGGGATGACTACGAGGAATTCATCGAAGGTGTTGGTCAGTACGTCCTGGCAGGAGCATTAGTGGTAATTCAAACAATATTGCTCGGTTTGTTTGTCTATCCAATGATACTAAGCAACCGGGAGATGAAGGACAACATGTCACAAAGAATAAACTCAGACAAGAAGACGAAACTACAAACTGAGGGATTCACCGGGATGAAGAGTAGAGTGTCTTCATTCATAAGGACTCTATGGCTGACAATAGTGGGTAATCCAGGGGCGAGTCCGGTTGCAAGAACAATACACCGATCCATGATAGGTTGCGCAGTAGTTGTGATCTCGGATCTTGCAGCCATGGGTATTGTTACACGAGTTCCTCTCGATCTTCCTCGGGTGATTGCAAATACCATATATGACATTAGTACGTTGGTGAACTTACTATGTCTTCTTACCACATTTGGAAACAATGTTCAAATCCTAACTGTGGTCTGCATGAGTTGCGCAGAGGCCTCTAGCACGGGATATTCAACCAAACCAAAGAAAACTTCTGAAATTGCAAGTACAAGCAATGACGCAATTTGTGTGTCCACTATTACTTTAAATGAATGTAAATTATGA
- the LOC120331393 gene encoding uncharacterized protein LOC120331393 — protein MKLTSDNSTVAYFTIPALREYNPKSVFHIKTICRVVNAVLLACTMYIIISLIIYGIKNHRWKKSTGISNVNGGVIYTACIVAVILFLPRLVADAVLINISLIPGGLQMCEVVFDITNGAYTLAAFAIYSFLWFRQLLIYAQPTVRQMTGKYANPLGWFAMSLLIIMSLGLTVMFTLPTSFESLPYGCVINLRANLTDLEYFFKGSGPYLMVGLQILAQLILLGLFIYPLALSNSAVHENNNISRGNDPSETGIKFYKIKRLFSAIWRMIKGEPDANIVSRTIHRSMVCCSITISSDIFTMAIVLSIPEENLDIPRVLPTTLYDISIMINVFCIVATFQNTRGILKTLFSGCAQNIERMQEPQISETTIL, from the coding sequence ATGAAGCTAACTAGCGACAACTCGACAGTGGCATATTTCACAATACCGGCTCTCCGGGAATACAATCCGAAATCAGTCTTTCACATTAAGACTATCTGTCGAGTGGTTAATGCTGTACTTTTGGCGTGCACTATGTACATTATAATCAGCTTGATAATATATGGTATAAAAAATCATAGATGGAAGAAATCAACAGGGATATCCAACGTAAATGGTGGAGTCATTTACACCGCATGCATTGTAGCTGTTATTCTATTTCTTCCCAGACTTGTAGCAGACGCCGTGCTTATAAACATTTCGCTCATACCTGGAGGTTTACAAATGTGCGAAGTGGTATTTGACATCACTAACGGTGCATACACCTTAGCAGCATTTGCGATCTATTCTTTTTTATGGTTTCGACAACTACTTATTTATGCACAGCCGACGGTACGACAAATGACAGGAAAATACGCCAATCCTCTTGGGTGGTTTGCAATGTCTCTTCTGATCATCATGAGCCTTGGACTAACTGTTATGTTTACTCTCCCTACATCATTTGAATCACTCCCTTACGGTTGTGTCATCAATTTACGTGCCAACCTGACagatttggaatattttttcaaaggaTCCGGTCCATATTTAATGGTAGGACTCCAAATATTGGCACAACTGATACTATTGGGCTTGTTCATTTATCCGTTGGCGCTCAGCAATTCTGCAGTCCACgaaaacaataatatatcaCGAGGGAACGATCCATCAGAAACCGgaatcaaattttacaaaataaaacgcCTCTTTTCCGCAATTTGGCGAATGATAAAGGGCGAACCCGATGCAAATATAGTGTCACGAACTATACATCGATCTATGGTGTGCTGCTCTATTACAATTTCATCCGATATTTTCACGATGGCAATTGTATTAAGTATCCCAGAGGAAAATCTTGACATTCCACGAGTGTTGCCGACTACCCTTTATGATATTAGTATAATGATAAACGTGTTCTGTATTGTGGCAACATTTCAAAATACCAGAGGAATTTTAAAAACACTGTTCTCAGGTTGTGCTCAAAATATAGAAAGAATGCAGGAACCTCAAATCTCAGAGACAACAATTCTATGA
- the LOC144424239 gene encoding uncharacterized protein LOC144424239, with translation MLMDFNVTMKTYQTTEAANNSSTDFKIPFSILTGCKVLNAFLITGTIYIFACLVIYGVKKQKWKQKPGASNLNRGVIYTTCILAVVLLLPRLIANAILMNLPIIPGGLETCELIFDITNGAFSVSIYAVYFFLWLRQKIIYSQPSVNEMAGKFVSPIGWIAMILFTPMCIGISCVYTIPYSYTSLPYGCVINSEANFTDIENFFGNTGSYFLGGLLIVAQLTLLGLFIYPLMLNDSTTRRHKNICNSGSKDSNTATRLDKRLKNSILTCFQVILGRKNTNTVLRTIHRSMICCAITVLSDICTMAIVSVIPGENIFIPRILPTTLYDISLMINVFCIIATFQNTGEIFKIPFKRMITRIKKRSVTTSDDSNNAMSQPIGESDK, from the coding sequence ATGCTCATGGATTTTAATGTCACCATGAAAACTTATCAAACTACAGAAGCAGCCAACAATTCTTCAACAGATTTCAAAATACCCTTTTCAATACTGACGGGTTGCAAAGTGTTAAACGCATTCCTCATAACAGGgactatttatatatttgcttgtCTAGTGATTTACGGGGTAAAGAAACAAAAATGGAAGCAGAAACCAGGAGCATCCAACCTGAACCGCGGTGTCATATATACAACGTGCATATTAGCAGTTGTATTGCTTCTTCCAAGACTGATAGCCAATGCAATACTGATGAATCTTCCAATAATTCCAGGAGGTTTGGAGACATGTGAGCTCATTTTCGACATAACAAACGGGGCATTTTCGGTGTCTATTTACGCAGTATATTTCTTCTTATGGCTGCGCCAAAAGATTATATATAGCCAACCAAGTGTGAACGAAATGGCTGGAAAATTTGTGTCGCCTATTGGATGGATTGCAATGATTTTATTCACACCGATGTGCATCGGAATTAGTTGTGTGTACACGATACCGTACTCGTATACCTCGTTGCCTTACGGATGTGTCATCAACTCGGAAGCAAATTTCACAGACATTGAAAATTTCTTTGGAAACACGGGATCCTATTTTCTCGGAGGTCTTCTGATTGTAGCTCAGTTGACCCTCCTGGGCCTATTTATTTATCCATTGATGCTCAATGACTCGACAACCCGTagacataaaaatatatgtaattCAGGAAGCAAAGACTCAAATACAGCTACAAGGCTTGATAAGAGACTGAAAAACTCCATTTTGACTTGTTTTCAAGTTATATTAGGTAGGAAAAACACTAACACTGTGCTAAGAACTATACACAGATCTATGATATGCTGTGCTATAACTGTTCTCTCAGATATTTGCACTATGGCGATAGTTTCCGTCATTCCTGGAGAGAATATTTTCATACCACGAATTCTTCCCACTACATTGTATGATATTAGCCTAATGATTAACGTTTTTTGCATAATCGCAACATTCCAAAACACCGgggaaatttttaaaattccgtTCAAAAGGATGAttacaagaataaaaaaaaggtcgGTAACAACTTCTGATGACAGCAATAATGCAATGTCGCAACCGATAGGTGAATCTGATAAATGA
- the LOC120330880 gene encoding nephrin-like, producing MLGLYQAEKWIVMMMLFNSVACQVPKHYFVRQPFNTTVSIGGRASLRCAIANLHTEVQWSVDGFGLGRWFSDPRLSLTGSESKGEYNLQIVNVKLEDDGMYRCQATGSEDEGLDNLISRAAYLNVIVPPKKVRLEPSVSGVIDVKYPNSVKITCSVPETKPASVIKWRVQGKEYSGSISKKVLTKWGSKLVTTSSSITLQPSKVQNGSMVECIVSHLAMNSPISSISKLNVLYPPSAPRISGFAGQPMRSGDQLSLKCEAAGGNPSAKITWLIDDEVIHGEYTPTKDGSQSLLRHKLRPDDDGKILTCRGESPALDSPLTDQLKLEVQYPPENIVIERDPEDGAPENGIITLTCHYARSNPRASLAWFIDGIELPLHWSDGVVSVPYMIRNLGADPSAARISLTLTSVRRQDANAKITCRATIPEIDYVGEASTYPKVNYPPRKLALTTFSLSAPVTITPTPSTVNIPDSKASENSSGKEVSYKVGDVVLLRCETRGGNPPPNLNWHRDDTLIIGDENTAISAPEVKVYTGKSADGATTGEFITISTLELTLEASHNDAVISCAANHPGYQDTLVDKKKLSVAFPPSSLIIEQFPSTSLVVGNPMSLTCTTSSSNPPAKITWYRNNVEFSKQYVIELPLTVGELGGYVASSRLRITNPKVEDDGADIACKAEVHVLQQSITKPHKLNIEYPPVFYPIGNNAMSINATYGDNFVDIETIAHSNPSGMTYSYFRILSNNIGSDGGEQITKKPLTKDTRLVWNENSGRLRINSVMEDDGGLYMIRATNARGSTELNITLNVFYPARITSISGPTTTLQEGDSTELRCDFKSHPLTPAHVTWVKEIPGNGRDSYDVENFQTHSILSLANITADDRGGYRCVVDNGIGEPATDHIKIDMLYSPAFFDVSPSKVAVSSVDSSGALSPAAVLPCIVHSTPASTITWIRGESPIVVFDNSGFSVINEVIDFETSKSTLRVANVQPNDANINDSSIVAQFRCVATNKQGKRTKLINIVLQGPPDAPSNLHSFNTSHSSVYLIWKPGFDGGVQQKFVVQYKEIQHGKPDTGYQKLVAETNEVLVEGLKANKRYTFQVFAKNSYGESDPCQSIVLQTAISSTRESRDVWAVFGVAKGYVITLAVVSLLIFIFVIGISVIAFRRCRIAKQSYKPKTIETDCESLTHAESSLSSRGSTSKRRQEKVDTDCKEDQHMLTRNVEGESGFDYQFDSEDPATKIISSDSREARQPCYLDCSVSRCDSQSSIDQPDSRYGHASKFSFPTFKDDVNAVTSQASLSRFGFTSQSARMQRPITEEPHMPRNFTQPRFRRDVLPSDECLTNNRRKSFDKSLDLPLPPVLPLYEGHSYSKRPSGGNSCDALSSLSYSGTNVAKNTQGLGYRSSLRQYRTLDSSRYSFDPYCEDCCSAIPECRTSFVNSKPILQNQSIYNVNSAETCLYNVVSRPSDPCGYTTSLMSMSDNPIEEYAVDVDRDHSAYGGTRNSQSSSTSSNSGLYVRSLDNMSNATNIPKQRTSIVNDDGTINTFGLDLPLPESRSNALGVIDETGSQHNSSNLTGTGENETCKMSSPSATNERFTKDRKSSMRSNTSTIPSRQQKRDTNQTVRFRDELSLALNVSRTNASQNLEHNHSDDDDTDSGCGGSADVAVHSDRSPTYPTPEKFSTSSAFTPVGEGGETVLRI from the exons ATGCTTGGATTGTATCAGGCGGAGAAATGGATCGTCATGATGATGTTATTTAACT CCGTGGCGTGTCAAGTCCCAAAGCATTATTTCGTTCGGCAACCATTCAATACGACTGTGTCTATCGGAGGAAGAGCTTCTTTGCGATGTGCGATCGCTAACCTACAT ACCGAGGTACAATGGAGTGTCGATGGTTTCGGGCTCGGAAGATGGTTTTCTGATCCACGACTTTCCTTGACTGGCAGCGAAAGTAAAG GTGAATACAATCTACAGATTGTTAACGTTAAACTAGAAGATGATGGTATGTATAGATGCCAAGCTACCGGAAGCGAAGATGAGGGACTCGACAATTTGATTTCTCGTGCGGCTTACCTCAACGTCATCG TTCCGCCCAAGAAAGTCCGATTGGAACCCTCAGTATCCGGAGTAATCGATGTTAAGTATCCAAACAGTGTCAAAATTACTTGCTCAGTTCCCGAAACCAAGCCTGCATCTGTCATCAAATGGAGAGTCCAAGGCAAAGAATACAGCGGCTCAATAAGCAAGAAAGTCCTTACAAAATGGG GTTCAAAACTGGTCACAACCTCAAGCAGTATCACTCTCCAACCCAGCAAAGTTCAAAATGGCTCGATGGTGGAATGTATTGTCAGCCATTTAGCTATGAACTCGCCGATCTCAAGCATTTCCAAGTTGAATGTTCTGT ATCCTCCGAGCGCGCCACGAATTTCTGGATTTGCCGGTCAGCCCATGAGAAGCGGGGACCAACTATCCCTAAAGTGCGAAGCAGCTGGTGGGAATCCTTCTGCAAAAATCACCTGGCTAATT GACGATGAGGTCATCCACGGAGAATACACACCAACAAAAGATGGTTCACAGAGCTTGTTACGGCACAAACTTCGTCCAGACGACGATGGAAAGATACTAACATGTCGTGGAGAAAGTCCAGCTCTTGATTCACCTTTAACCGATCAATTGAAATTGGAAGTGCAAT ATCCTCCTGAAAACATTGTTATAGAACGTGACCCGGAAGATGGCGCACCCGAGAATGGAATTATAACACTCACGTGTCATTATGCACGTAGCAATCCACGCGCAAGCCTAGCATG GTTCATTGATGGTATCGAACTACCCTTGCATTGGAGTGATGGTGTAGTATCTGTGCCGTATATGATTCGAAATCTAGGTGCTGACCCATCCGCTGCACGTATCAGCTTGACTCTTACTTCAGTACGCCGCCAAGATGCAAACGCTAAAATTACGTGTCGAGCAACAATTCCAGAAATCGATTACGTTGGCGAG GCTTCCACATATCCCAAGGTCAACTATCCTCCAAGAAAACTGGCTTTGACGACATTTTCTCTCAGCGCGCCTGTGACAATTACACCTACACCAAGTACTGTCAATATTCCTGATTCGAAGGCTAGCGAGAATTCTTCGGGCAAAGAAGTATCATATAAAGTGGGTGATGTCGTTTTGCTGCGATGCGAGACCAGG GGAGGAAATCCACCGCCAAATTTGAATTGGCATCGAGATGACACTTTGATCATTGGTGACGAAAATACCGCTATTTCCGCTCCGGAGGTAAAAGTATACACTGGGAAAAGCGCGGATGGTGCGACAACCGGAGAATTCATCACAATTTCAACCCTTGAACTGACTTTGGAGGCGTCTCACAATGATGCAGTCATATCGTGCGCAGCAAACCATCCAGGCTACCAGGATACGCTAGTGGATAAAAAGAAGCTTTCG GTTGCGTTTCCCCCATCTTCACTAATAATTGAGCAATTTCCTTCTACATCACTCGTTGTTGGAAATCCAATGAGTTTGACATGCACAACCTCGTCCAGTAATCCGCCAGCAAAAATCACATG GTATCGAAACAATGtggaattttcaaaacaatatgtTATAGAACTGCCCTTAACAGTTGGTGAATTGGGAGGATACGTCGCGTCCAGTCGGTTGAGAATCACAAATCCCAAAGTTGAAGACGATGGTGCTGATATTGCATGCAA ggCAGAGGTTCACGTTCTCCAGCAAAGCATAACAAAACCACACAAGTTAAACATAGAATATCCACCAGTATTTTATCCTATCGGTAACAACGCAATGTCTATCAACGCAACTTATGGAGATAACTTTGTTGATATCGAAACAATTGCCCATTCGAATCCATCAGGAATGACGTATTCTTACTTCCGTATCTTATCCAATAACATCGGAAGCGACGGCGGTGAGCAAATAACAAAGAAACCATTGACGAAGGACACGCGTTTAGTTTGGAATGAGAATAGTGGTCGTTTACGCATAAACAGCGTGATGGAAGATGATGGAGGCCTTTACATGATTCGTGCTACCAATGCTAGAGGATCAACAGAGTTGAATATCACTCTTAATGTTTTCT ATCCCGCAAGAATCACTAGCATTAGCGGACCAACTACAACATTACAGGAAGGAGATTCCACCGAATTACGATGTGATTTTAAATCCCATCCACTCACACCAGCTCACGTTACTTGGGTTAAAGAG ATTCCTGGAAACGGAAGGGATAGCTATGATGTGGAAAATTTTCAAACGCACAGCATCTTATCGCTCGCCAACATAACTGCTGATGATCGTGGAGGTTACAGATGTGTTGTGGACAATGGAATAGGAGAACCAGCGACAGATCATATCAAAATTGACATGCTAT ATTCTCCTGCCTTCTTCGATGTAAGTCCAAGTAAAGTTGCAGTGTCATCCGTGGACAGCTCAGGTGCTCTCTCCCCAGCAGCGGTTCTTCCTTGTATTGTACATTCTACGCCGGCTTCAACCATTACTTGGATAAGGGGAGAATCGCCAATCGTTGTTTTTGATAATAGCGG ATTTTCAGTTATAAATGAAGTTATCGATTTCGAAACCTCCAAAAGTACTTTGAGAGTCGCCAATGTTCAGCCAAATGATGCAAACATCAACGACTCTAGTATCGTGGCACAATTCCGCTGTGTAgcaacaaataaacaaggaaagcgaacaaaattaatcaaCATTGTGCTGCAAGGACCACCCGATGCTCCATCAAATCTTCATAGTTTCAACACGTCGCATTCTTCCGTTTATTTAATCTGGAAACCCGGCTTCGATGGCGGTGTACAGCAAAAATTTGTTGTACAATACAAGGAAATCCAGCATGGTAAACCCGATACAGGATACCAGAAACTTGTTGCTGAAACCAATGAAGTCCTTGTGGAAGGTCTCAAAGCCAACAAGAGATATACTTTCCAAGTATTCGCCAAAAACAGTTATGGAGAAAGTGATCCATGTCAGAGTATTGTTCTGCAAACAGCAATCTCGTCTACCCGCGAGTCGAGGGATGTTTGGGCCGTCTTTGGAGTCGCCAAAGGATATGTAATTACACTTGCTGTGGTCAGCCTTCTCATATTTATCTTCGTGATAGGGATCAGTGTAATAGCATTCAGACGATGCAGAATTGCAAAGCAGAGTTACAAGCCTAAAACTATTGAAACAGACTGCGAAAGCCTCACACACGCAGAGTCAAGTTTGTCATCTCGCGGTTCGACGAGTAAACGAAGACAAGAAAAAGTTGACACTGATTGCAAAGAAGATCAACACATGCTAACCAGAAACGTAGAAGGTGAATCTGGATTTGATTATCAATTTGACAGTGAAGACCCCGCGACAAAAATAATCTCTTCTGATTCAAGGGAAGCCAGACAGCCGTGCTACTTAGATTGCTCGGTATCAAGGTGTGACAGTCAGAGTTCTATTGACCAGCCAG ATTCCAGATATGGCCATGCCTCGAAATTCTCGTTTCCCACGTTCAAAGACGACGTTAATGCTGTGACATCACAAGCGTCACTATCTCGCTTCGGATTTACGAGTCAAAGTGCTCGAATGCAGAGGCCCATCACAGAGGAGCCGCATATGCCTCGTAATTTCACGCAGCCTCGCTTTCGAAGAGATGTTTTGCCTAGCGATGAATGCCTCACAAACAACCGCAGAAAGTCATTCGACAAATCTCTGGATCTTCCACTTCCTCCAGTTTTACCACTTTACGAAGGACATAGTTACTCAAAAAGGCCGAGTGGAGGCAACAGTTGTGATGCACTAAGCTCCCTGTCGTACTCTGGAACTAACGTCGCAAAAAACACACAAG GTTTGGGATACCGAAGCAGCTTACGACAATACCGTACTCTCGATTCGTCGCGATATAGTTTTGATCCTTACTGCGAAGATTGTTGCAGCGCCATTCCGGAATGTAGAACATCATTCGTAAATTCCAAACCTATTCTGCAAAACCAATCCATATACAATGTCAATTCAGCCGAAACTTGCCTTTATAACGTCGTGTCGAGGCCATCAGATCCCTGTGGATATACAACATCTTTGATGTCCATGTCAGATAATCCTATAGAAGAATACGCCGTAGACGTGGACAGGGATCATTCTGCATATGGTGGCACCAGAAATTCTCAAAGTTCTTCGACTTCAAGCAACAGTGGATTGTATGTCAGAAGTTTGGACAACATGAGCAATGCAACTAACATTCCCAAG CAGAGGACAAGCATCGTAAATGACGACGGGACCATCAATACTTTCGGGCTCGATCTTCCACTTCCGGAATCGCGATCAAATGCGCTTGGTGTAATTGACGAAACCGGATCTCAgcataattcatcaaatttaactGGCACAGGGGAAAATGAAACATGCAAAATGTCGTCGCCCTCAGCTACAAATGAAAGGTTTACTAAGGATAGAAAAAGCTCTATGAGATCAAACACATCTACAATTCCGTCAAGACAACAAAAAAGGGACACGAATCAGACCGTACGATTTCGCGACGAACTATCTTTAGCTCTAAACGTTTCGAGAACAAACGCATCTCAAAACTTGGAACATAATCATTCTGATGACGATGATACAGACAGTGGATGTGGTGGAAGTGCTGACGTTGCCGTTCATTCCGATAGATCGCCGACATATCCAACACCAGAAAAATTTTCCACGTCTTCGGCATTCACACCTGTAGGCGAAGGCGGGGAAACAGTACTTCGAATCTAG